In Colwellia sp. M166, a genomic segment contains:
- a CDS encoding tubulin-like doman-containing protein, which produces MQTKRLAKTKKKSATNQQSIVELEDDCDIIVKSKVPNKSSELTSEQLGVPNYFTEKDLTRILSNLDALRYDVYPQENNELDDTKITPNFPSVCLIGLGRCGSNIALDVASLVHNARNYYLNEFHDEENKRKEKESRAVKWIQRSLKLTDEQVVKPIFLMEPLVMLGDLDKDIEGRIRFSSKGEANNFLAEYSKLKIMDLSEVHAGGAGNAPILGQYLAKMILNKETDQFTNPDWKFIHSYLIDSCGIKANQSRLYFYIFSAGGGTGSGMASEFGLAQQFSYMSKTFDIRSEKELLSHSQSFVFEPIFTSGICILPNINDPSIETSEALHINAGRLLCKYLAEEWDFSYNVENEECSAPNVMHRIRPWNAMMLISNDIMRYAEENDNEGGIKNIDVNAMEAYANQYISQQIFNILSAQAVTTDYDENYFRRAGIDLGETIRLDANDLFMSLAGPVAIAYAESVVASNIDSDNNVTHAEAKKSSVDIDDLFFRSIDLPHFNKQTQAIEGVSLLPIESTQYRQALKLYKENNNDASKLKELHFFKNCSSIVSIVSLPKDYKLSYMDLNKLKTHLNNLFPNTTLKRYALVIGASANLSLTTLIAKSPCLSDDFLTLIVSYIKRCFARDDYRFDDKLDKAIISFIKEDKFDEEKLHEMLMEFENPAKILDTNWYAIKPMYEKKYRELIRDNKKFTSINDIRLSIDCVKKSIHYLREIYRHRISKTQIISLNNDIFPQKKT; this is translated from the coding sequence ATGCAAACTAAGCGACTAGCTAAAACCAAAAAAAAATCTGCAACCAACCAACAAAGCATAGTTGAGCTAGAAGATGACTGCGATATTATTGTTAAGAGTAAAGTACCTAACAAGTCAAGTGAGCTGACTTCAGAACAACTTGGCGTACCAAATTATTTTACCGAAAAGGATTTAACACGGATACTATCGAACTTAGACGCACTCCGATACGATGTATATCCTCAAGAAAATAACGAATTAGATGATACAAAAATTACTCCTAATTTTCCTTCCGTCTGTCTAATTGGTTTAGGTCGTTGTGGTTCCAATATTGCCTTAGATGTCGCTTCGCTTGTTCATAATGCACGTAATTATTATTTGAATGAATTCCATGATGAAGAAAATAAACGTAAAGAAAAGGAATCTCGTGCGGTAAAGTGGATACAACGCAGTTTGAAACTTACCGATGAGCAAGTTGTAAAGCCTATTTTTCTTATGGAACCTTTAGTGATGCTTGGCGACTTAGATAAAGATATCGAAGGTCGAATTCGCTTTTCATCCAAAGGTGAGGCAAATAATTTCCTTGCTGAATACAGCAAATTAAAAATAATGGATTTGTCAGAGGTTCATGCGGGTGGTGCTGGTAATGCGCCTATACTAGGTCAATACTTAGCCAAAATGATCTTAAATAAAGAAACAGATCAATTTACCAATCCCGACTGGAAGTTCATCCATTCTTATTTAATAGATTCATGTGGCATCAAGGCCAATCAATCACGTTTATATTTCTACATTTTTAGTGCTGGCGGTGGCACTGGCTCAGGAATGGCATCAGAGTTTGGTTTAGCACAGCAATTCTCATACATGAGTAAAACTTTCGATATACGCTCAGAAAAAGAATTACTTAGCCACAGTCAATCCTTCGTTTTTGAACCAATTTTTACCAGCGGCATCTGTATTTTACCTAATATAAATGACCCTAGCATAGAAACTTCTGAGGCATTACATATCAACGCGGGGCGTTTACTATGTAAGTACTTAGCCGAAGAATGGGATTTTTCCTATAACGTTGAAAATGAAGAATGTAGTGCTCCAAATGTAATGCACAGAATTCGCCCTTGGAATGCAATGATGCTCATCTCCAATGATATTATGCGCTATGCAGAAGAGAATGATAATGAAGGTGGCATTAAAAATATTGATGTAAATGCTATGGAAGCTTATGCAAACCAATACATTAGTCAGCAGATATTTAACATTTTAAGCGCTCAAGCTGTCACTACAGATTATGATGAAAACTACTTTAGACGCGCAGGAATAGACTTAGGTGAAACCATAAGATTAGATGCTAATGACTTATTTATGAGTTTAGCAGGTCCTGTTGCTATTGCTTATGCAGAATCTGTTGTCGCCAGTAATATAGATTCTGATAATAATGTTACGCATGCCGAAGCAAAAAAATCTTCTGTCGATATTGATGACTTATTTTTTAGGTCAATTGATTTACCTCACTTTAATAAACAAACTCAAGCGATAGAAGGTGTTAGTTTATTACCTATTGAATCAACACAATACCGCCAGGCACTAAAACTGTATAAAGAGAACAATAACGATGCAAGCAAATTGAAAGAACTGCACTTTTTTAAGAACTGCTCCTCAATTGTCTCAATTGTTTCATTACCTAAAGATTATAAATTGTCTTACATGGACTTAAACAAGTTAAAAACCCATCTTAATAATTTATTTCCAAATACAACGTTAAAACGATACGCATTGGTTATTGGTGCTTCGGCAAACTTATCTTTAACAACACTCATTGCCAAAAGCCCATGTTTAAGTGATGATTTTTTGACTTTGATCGTATCTTATATCAAACGTTGCTTTGCTAGAGATGACTATCGATTTGATGATAAATTAGATAAAGCAATAATCAGCTTTATTAAAGAAGACAAATTTGACGAAGAAAAGCTTCATGAAATGTTAATGGAGTTTGAAAATCCAGCAAAAATACTCGATACAAATTGGTATGCAATTAAACCAATGTACGAAAAAAAATACAGAGAGCTTATCCGTGATAATAAAAAATTCACATCTATCAATGATATTAGATTGAGCATTGATTGCGTTAAAAAATCAATTCACTACCTTCGTGAAATTTATCGTCATAGAATTAGCAAGACACAAATAATATCACTTAACAATGACATTTTCCCTCAAAAAAAGACTTAA